The DNA segment aacaacaacacacacAAACCAATCACTTATAATTTGAATTTCTTACATCTGCCACCGCCTAAGACGTGGTGAATTGGCTTCTCCCGACCAAACAAACGGTTGAAACGAGAAGCGACGGTATCGTGTTTGTTCTTCTGAACTGCGTCCGTGAAGTTATCCACCAAGTCGCCGATGGCTTCCTCTACTATGTTCTTCTCAGGCATGATTCTGAAACACGATCAAAATAAACAAACTCAAAGCAGAGATGGAAACTGTTATAAAGATTGAGTCTTTCGGTAAGTTCTAAACCCAAAACCGTTAAAGTATCCAACTTTTTACTAGTTTGTTGACGATCATTACAATGATATGTAACTTTAGATCTTAATATTTGATGAGAAAGGCAAGCACACGAAACCCAGAAGTTGAAGAGCAGAAAGAGGTAAAGATGATGATGACAAAGAATAAACCTTTAGGAATTGAAAAAGACGAATCCGGTTCTGTGTTTTTCAGACAAaaagttttgtcttttttttttgggtagatTCTGAAAGATGGATGATGAATCACAAAGAAAGATAAAGGGTGGAAGTTAAAAGCAAGCGATGTGATTGGGCAAAGTTTGGAGTCTTGTAATGGTCTTCCCTCGTGATATTGCTCTGACCCGACAACTATTTAAAAAGTGCTTTACAGTGTAATAAGAAAAACATTGCTCACGAAGCAACTATTAACACACACATCATCAATGAACACACAAAACTCATATCAACACAAGTAATCACAATCAAGGaagaatatatgttaccttCTCATCTTTCTTCTAATCCTTAGTTTCAACTTCTTCCCATCCATGTGAGATTATGATTTTGAGTAGTCTTTATAAGGGATAATCAAAGAGATTCTGGTTCTTAAATATGAGAGGATTTGATTAGTGGAGCCTTTCCTTGCATGAAGTTAAGtgattattttatcaaaaaaaacaaaagtttatgtgtGACTAGGAAGTGTACAAAATTATACAGTAATTTGAAATTCTAATTAGATTACCGAGAGTTTCATTTGACTTTAATTTCGATTTTATTAAAACAGTTGGCgagtaattaattttaaaagaaactttttagattttttaatttattttagatattttttgtaACCGTTTTAAGAcagtactagattttgacccatcATTTGAAAGGTGGATTGagtatatttttagttttacatttttttttaaatttaatttttaaatttatattttttaattatatttgtgttctgttttatataataagatttatcataaatgattaataactttttttaataattatattaaaatagttagaTAACACATATCAAAAGGTCATGttcatgttttaatagaatagatgcaAATCAATTTAAGAAACCATGTTTCGGAATCaataaaagataattatatGGTAAAATCACAAAACAATAATGATGTCTCCTAACTTTTTCAAAGCTATCTCTTGGTATAGCTGAGGCAATAGCATGTGTTGTTCATATGTCAAGATGCTCTACATTGATTCTAGTCGCAGCGCTTTTGATGAGTTCCTTCCGGACATCGACCTGAAACAGATGCATAACACAGATTTACATCATGAGTTTTGCAGAACACAATGGAGCTCATCCCTCAATCTGAGTTTGTTGCCTTACCCTAGCACCCATGAGAGATGAAAAGACCACATTTGTTTCTGCTGCGTCATCAACAACTAGTTGCTTCAGTATCCTTGTATCTGGATTCATTGTTGTTTCCCATAGCTGCTCAGGCATCATCTCACCCAAACCTGCCGATGCACAAAAACAAAGGATGTTATTGGAATAATAATACTGTTGCGCCACCTCCAAGTTTTAAGGCATATCTAGATTTGGTTACTCATAAAAGCTAACCCTCAGAACTACAAACAGATTCATGATGTGAAAAAGCCACAAGACCAGGGATTACCTTTGAACCTCTGAATGTTGTATGATGCATTTCCAGGGAACGAAGCGATAACTTGTTTAAGAGCCGCCTCGTCATAGCAGTAATGCGCCTGTTTCCCCCTCTCAACCTGTTTGTTTTCAAAGAGAAAACTAGCTTTAGGAAAATAAACTTTCCGGAAATCTGAAGCATCATAACAATAACTGCTAAGAACTTACCTTGAAAAGAGGTGGAACACCAACGTATATGCAACCCGCGTCAAACAAGGCTCTCTGTAGAAAAGTAATTTCATTAAGTCCACCAGCAATCTAGAGGTTAGTTACTTAAAATGAATGTTTTATTCAGCTAAACATATTACCTGATATCTGAAGAAAAAGGTCAGCAGAAGTGTCCGGATATGTGCACCATCAACATCTGCATCTGTTAATATGATAATCTTATGGTAACGCAAATTCTCCATGTTGAAATCTTCTCCCTGGAAAATAGATTAAATGTCGCATTGAGTTTTCCAAGATTACTGATAAAAAGAGGAAAGAACAGATAGTAGGATAATATCACCTTCACTCCAAGACCAAGACCAAGAATTAGATTTTGAATTTCTTCGTTCTTATACATGGCTGCTTCATCCTTTCTCTCAATATTCAATATTTTACCTCTTAAAGGAAGAATCGCCTGCACAGATCCAAAACACTTTGTTACGCACAGAAGCAGAAAGGATGAAGCAAACCCCATATGAGGACACTATCTTGACCTGTGAATGATTCACCAATTTTGTATATGACACACTCAAATCCCCAAACAACATATCTCATCTATAGTTTGGTTCGTAATCTTATTGCTATCAAACAATGTTAATACTACTGAGAGACCCAGttcaagtctttttgagagtaAAGAGAGGACTCTTATACTCACAAGCCATGGCTCACAAGTATCTGCATACTCAAAGAAGCCAACCATAATTTATTAGCATTAAACTTTGCATGTTTTTTTACCACTTGGACATGTGATGATAATTAACTATCCTTTTCTACCCCCTCACTGACTCTTGTCTAGTGACACAATAAGCAAGAatgatttcttacttggaaACGCCTGTCACGACCCTGTTTTGCGCTGCCACCAGCTGAATCTCCTTCGACTATAAAAATCTCTGATAACACAGAAAAAGAAGTCAGTAATTGACCAATATCGAGAGCTTACAAGTGTTAAAAGCTATGACCAGTACAAAACAACAGCCTCATGTTTCCTTTCCTATCTTCTCATTTAACTCTTAGAAGATCAAATTTGTGACAATTTAAAAGCTTTTATAGTCACATATACTAATGTTCTGATTTCAAACGAGAGGGCACTTCCATACTGGCTAATGCATACCAGATACTGCAGGATCTGTAGATGAGCAATCTGCCAGTTTCCCAGGAAGTGAGGATGACTTCAAAATGCTTTTTGATCTGACCAACTCCCTAGCTCTCTTGGCAGCCAGGGCAGCCTATAGAGATAAAGAGTCATTAGTTGAAATTAGTAACTAGGCGCTCTGTTATAGGCGGATGAGCAGTGAGGACGCACATACTTAATCACCGAATACACTAACTACATATATCTGAGCAGGTATATCAATGACATACCTTGTACGCATTCAAGGATTTGGAAATAATGCTTTCAAGAACATCTGGATGCAATTCCAAGTACTCCGTGAGGTACTCCTGGAGTGATTGGTCAACAATTTTTCTCACCTCTGGATTCCCTAGTCTCGTCTTTGGGAGGTTAGgcgacaaaaaaatatattaatacgaTACAAAAATGGTTATGGCCAGGTGACCAGAGATCACTGCCAAAAAGAGGTCACCAAATCATTATGCTCTTGAGTACCTTTGTTTGACCTTCAAACTCGGGATCAGGAACCTTGACTGAGACAATGCAGGTCAATCCCTCTCTAACATGTTCCCCACTTAAGCTAATATCCTTCTCCTGAAAAACATAATCAAACGACAATAAATAAGCAACCACTTCAGAAATACATGGGTAAAACTGGTCAAGATAAATGCTCAAATGAATGCAAAGGCAACCTCTATAACTGGCAAGTTTTTCAGTTAAATCATTGATTAGTAAATTGTTCATTATCCGTTGAGCATGCATAAGTGAGAACGTATTGTAGCAGAGCCTATTAACTGCAGATATACTAGTATTGAGATTCAGCCTCAGTCCATGGAAAGACTCATTAACCCCAATAATGACCAACTAACACTATTATTCTGTGcagtttgtttttaaaaaaaagttctagAAACGGAAAATGCAGTTGATTACTGATAACACACCTTGATaacctttaatttttttgcGAGGCTATTTAGAGTTCTTGTTAACGAAGCCTTCACACCTTCAATATGTGTCCCACCATCAATGGTGCGAATACTATTCGCGTATCCCAGCATCGTGTCTGAATACGCATCAGAGCACCTGGAACAATAACGAGACTATACAGTTAGATCATACCATCACATAACACATTCTCATCCAGAATAACTCCAACGTATAAAGTCACCAACTTTGCATACAGTACATCAACTGATGTCCAGTTTACAGAGCAAACGATAAAACCAGGCAGCCTAAATATTCACGTATGTGGTTCTAAGGTAAACGCAAGCAGATTATATATATTCATCATATAAGCAGAGGTAAATAGAAGGATACCACTGAAGTGCAACGTCAACGGTGGTGCCATTTATCTCTTTCCGGAAACCCAGCACATCATGGAGCGGTTTCTGAACAAAAGAGCTGTTAATTAACCTTTCCAGAATGACAGATAGTAATTAGGATGACCTATGAGA comes from the Brassica napus cultivar Da-Ae chromosome A5 unlocalized genomic scaffold, Da-Ae chrA05_Random_10, whole genome shotgun sequence genome and includes:
- the LOC106377174 gene encoding DNA gyrase subunit B, chloroplastic, with product MALLQRPPSYLHLYFRLMASSRPRLFSHSLCPSLHRHSSSLSSSTPRIKFQLAKVLSQRLVLRNAVSPRSFMSSTMDTDSLHESSTSKDYSSEHIQVLEGLDPVRKRPGMYIGSTGSRGLHHLVYEILDNAIDEAQAGFASKIDVVLHADGSVSISDDGRGIPTDLHPATRKSSLETVLTVLHAGGKFGGKSSGYSVSGGLHGVGLSVVNALSEALEVIVRRDGMEFQHKYSRGKPITTLTCHVLPPESRGTQGTCIRFWPDKEVFTTAIQFDHNTIAGRIRELAFLNPKVTISLKKEDDDPERDLYSEYFYAGGLTEYVSWLNTDKKPLHDVLGFRKEINGTTVDVALQWCSDAYSDTMLGYANSIRTIDGGTHIEGVKASLTRTLNSLAKKLKVIKEKDISLSGEHVREGLTCIVSVKVPDPEFEGQTKTRLGNPEVRKIVDQSLQEYLTEYLELHPDVLESIISKSLNAYKAALAAKRARELVRSKSILKSSSLPGKLADCSSTDPAVSEIFIVEGDSAGGSAKQGRDRRFQAILPLRGKILNIERKDEAAMYKNEEIQNLILGLGLGVKGEDFNMENLRYHKIIILTDADVDGAHIRTLLLTFFFRYQRALFDAGCIYVGVPPLFKVERGKQAHYCYDEAALKQVIASFPGNASYNIQRFKGLGEMMPEQLWETTMNPDTRILKQLVVDDAAETNVVFSSLMGARVDVRKELIKSAATRINVEHLDI